The nucleotide sequence CCTTGGCATGGAAGAGGTCAGGGGTTCAATTCCCCTCACCTCCACCAAAAAGAAAGTAATCAGTTTGTAGGAAAGTAGGAGAGTAGGAAAGTAGGAAAGGGAAAGAATTGGTGCAACAGATGTGCAGAGCGGCTGTTTCTATTCCAGCAAATATTGCAGAAGGTTTTAAGAAACTTAATTATCTGCCAGATTTTCAATCCATTTGGGATATATCTGAAGAAGTGAGTAGGATGCTTATA is from bacterium and encodes:
- a CDS encoding four helix bundle protein, which encodes MVQQMCRAAVSIPANIAEGFKKLNYLPDFQSIWDISEEVSRMLIGLIKSIKSKIV